A stretch of the Rhinoderma darwinii isolate aRhiDar2 chromosome 3, aRhiDar2.hap1, whole genome shotgun sequence genome encodes the following:
- the FAM53C gene encoding protein FAM53C isoform X2, translated as MQIFQYKSEERSWGLVSHCPRIELEDGIRPGCHHLSSLSLHFPVCSRENSPNSRSPSQAPEAVNSTAPPAPPTKRHCRSLSVPEDLSRWRPIWRPSGSKVWTPVKRRCNSGGVGAVLGVQTESPSQGVSSLRFQNDPSASFRCIQANSPPFFSLALCRESPCPYTFSPTTIFWENTEGPSCFPLQRRFSLSPVLFKDAERFLPSASSSPPSTPELVRRQQCLPRSQSQPCDLDTRKCGIKRRHEEDTRWHRPSLDFYKMNQNAGAMCFLDNSDEGSSSFLACHGESPCTSGSPVTTCTLALSEEDMGRRDHSSCSQAMLFQHDFADLDLNLIEEN; from the exons AAGAACGCTCCTGGGGGCTTGTCAGTCATTGTCCGCGGATTGAACTTGAAGACGGAATCCGACCTGGTTGCCATCACCTTTCCAGTCTGAGTCTTCATTTTCCGGTTTGTAGTAGAGAGAACTCGCCAAACAGCAGGAGCCCTTCACAAGCACCTGAGGCAGTGAACTCTACAGCACCTCCAGCCCCACCCACAAAAAGACACTGCCGCTCCTTATCGGTGCCAGAGGACCTATCACGCTGGAGGCCTATTTGGAGACCAAGTGGTTCTAAAGTTTGGACTCCTGTTAAGAGGAGATGTAACAGTGGTGGGGTTGGAGCAGTACTGGGAGTGCAGACTGAAAGTCCATCCCAAGGGGTCTCCAGTCTCAGGTTCCAAAATGACCCCAGTGCCTCTTTTCGCTGCATCCAAGCCAACAGCCCTCCCTTCTTTAGCCTGGCATTGTGCCGGGAGTCACCGTGTCCCTACACCTTTTCCCCAACCACTATATTCTGGGAGAACACAGAAGGGCCAAGCTGCTTTCCATTGCAGCGTCGTTTTTCCCTCTCTCCTGTACTCTTCAAGGATGCAGAACGGTTCCTCCCTTCAGCCAGCAGCTCCCCACCTTCCACCCCAGAGCTGGTCCGGCGACAGCAGTGTTTGCCCCGCAGCCAATCGCAACCTTGTGACCTTGACACAAGGAAATGTGGAATCAAGCGTAGGCATGAGGAAGATACACGGTGGCATCGTCCTTCTCTGGACTTCTACAAGATGAACCAG AATGCTGGTgctatgtgtttcctggacaactCTGATGAAGGCAGCTCTTCTTTTCTGGCTTGTCATGGGGAGTCTCCTTGCACTTCTGGAAGTCCTGTCACAACTTGCACATTGGCACTTAGTGAAGAAGATATGGGTAGGAGGGATCACTCGTCCTGCTCCCAGGCAATGCTCTTCCAGCACGATTTTGCGGACCTGGATTTAAATCTCATTGAAGAGAATTAG